The Macrococcoides canis genome has a window encoding:
- the dltA gene encoding D-alanine--poly(phosphoribitol) ligase subunit DltA, translating into MKFLDRFKYTIIQQPDAVAFIQREEMMTYRSLDLLSDDLAKKIAGLNKPLIIYGHMSKWMIVGMIAALKAGIGYVPIDISIPKERIDKIIESVQPEMLFATEKIDTEVSVIVPEEIHEASYGYHGIDDEDIAYTIFTSGSTGMPKGVQILSRSLDEFTQWMVSLYDKQEHNYWLNQAPLSFDLSVMAVYPALATGSTLVMIDKEMIKKPVGIYETLQKYPMSAWVSTPSFMEMCLMLPEFDSHHHPNLKYFYFCGEALKHKTAQNLKSKFKESHIYNTYGPTEATVAITGIEVTEQVLETFNPLPVGYARPGVTLSLHDDELHIHGEAVSTGYINAPDKTKAQFYNNGERSYRTGDKGRIEDGLLFIDGRIDFQIKLNGYRMELEEIEHVIAEQSGIKGCIVTPVEKQGKVQYLIAHIVTDNFDEALMKDALKTVLPEYMIPRKFNVIERIPMTANGKVDRKALLGDSK; encoded by the coding sequence ATGAAGTTTTTAGACAGGTTTAAATACACTATAATTCAACAGCCGGATGCTGTTGCATTTATCCAAAGAGAAGAAATGATGACTTATCGTTCGCTCGACTTGCTAAGTGATGATCTTGCAAAGAAGATAGCAGGATTAAATAAACCGTTAATTATATATGGGCATATGTCAAAATGGATGATTGTCGGTATGATTGCTGCTTTAAAAGCAGGTATAGGATATGTACCGATTGATATCTCTATCCCGAAAGAGCGCATCGATAAGATTATTGAGAGTGTTCAACCGGAAATGCTCTTTGCAACGGAGAAGATAGATACTGAAGTGTCTGTGATTGTACCCGAAGAGATTCATGAAGCATCATATGGATACCATGGTATAGATGATGAAGATATTGCATATACTATCTTTACAAGTGGTTCAACAGGTATGCCTAAAGGGGTACAGATATTAAGTCGTTCGTTGGATGAGTTTACACAATGGATGGTTTCTTTATATGACAAGCAGGAGCACAACTACTGGCTGAATCAGGCACCGTTATCATTCGATCTTTCTGTAATGGCAGTGTATCCAGCACTGGCGACAGGAAGTACGCTTGTTATGATTGACAAAGAGATGATCAAGAAGCCAGTTGGCATCTATGAAACGTTACAGAAATATCCGATGTCTGCATGGGTATCAACGCCATCATTTATGGAGATGTGCCTGATGCTTCCTGAATTTGATTCTCATCATCACCCTAACTTGAAATACTTCTACTTCTGTGGTGAGGCATTGAAGCATAAGACCGCACAGAATTTAAAGTCCAAATTTAAAGAAAGTCACATATATAATACATATGGACCGACAGAAGCAACTGTTGCCATTACAGGTATAGAAGTGACAGAACAAGTGTTAGAGACATTTAATCCGCTACCCGTTGGTTATGCTCGTCCTGGTGTCACGTTATCACTTCACGATGATGAACTTCACATCCACGGTGAAGCGGTGAGCACAGGTTATATTAACGCACCGGATAAAACAAAAGCACAATTTTATAATAACGGTGAACGTAGTTACCGTACGGGTGATAAAGGAAGAATTGAAGATGGACTGCTGTTTATTGACGGACGTATCGATTTCCAGATTAAGCTGAATGGATATCGTATGGAGCTGGAGGAAATTGAACATGTCATCGCAGAACAGTCAGGAATCAAAGGATGTATCGTAACACCAGTAGAAAAGCAAGGTAAGGTTCAGTATTTAATTGCACATATCGTTACCGATAATTTTGATGAAGCACTTATGAAAGATGCATTGAAAACAGTATTACCTGAATACATGATACCGAGGAAGTTCAATGTTATTGAGCGTATACCGATGACTGCAAACGGTAAAGTTGATCGCAAGGCGCTACTAGGTGACAGCAAATGA
- the dltB gene encoding D-alanyl-lipoteichoic acid biosynthesis protein DltB yields the protein MIPYGDFPFFFIALALLLPVVILGLLGKRNEYYNWFVTIIMLVLIFKDPNENFLGISILSYEFISFVMYVTYQLILIKSYVSIVKHKNTLLLFVTFLILSILPLAAVKVIQSSLFGLNGHTDTFSIKSLIGFLGISYIMFKCIQIIMEIRDKRIKEIHVIEVIKFLTFFPTISSGPIDRFKRFNKDVTKGFTKEKYTELLNKAIHYIFIGFLYKYIIAYYINQKVILNINFDSADIWMKIIYMYAYSFYLFFDFAGYSLFAVAFSYIMGIETPPNFNQPFKAKNIKDFWNRWHMSLSFWFRDMVYMRFVFFITKNKYIKNNFTTSNIGFMLNFLFMGIWHGIEWFYIAYGLYHGILFVLYGYYEQYRKKHPYTLPAKVVDTFGIIITFHVVAFGFLIFSGKLF from the coding sequence ATGATACCTTATGGTGATTTTCCGTTCTTCTTTATCGCACTCGCATTACTCTTACCTGTCGTCATACTTGGTTTATTAGGGAAGAGAAATGAATATTATAACTGGTTTGTTACGATTATTATGCTCGTGCTCATCTTCAAAGATCCTAATGAAAATTTCTTGGGTATTTCAATTTTATCCTATGAATTTATAAGCTTTGTCATGTATGTGACTTATCAGCTTATACTGATAAAAAGCTATGTCTCGATTGTTAAACATAAAAATACGTTATTATTGTTTGTAACATTTCTCATCCTGTCAATTTTACCGCTTGCAGCAGTAAAAGTAATACAAAGTTCACTCTTCGGCTTAAATGGACATACCGATACATTCTCAATCAAGTCACTGATCGGATTTCTTGGAATATCTTATATTATGTTTAAATGTATCCAGATTATTATGGAGATTAGAGATAAGCGCATTAAAGAGATACATGTAATCGAAGTCATAAAATTTCTGACATTCTTTCCGACAATCTCATCAGGACCGATTGATCGCTTTAAACGTTTTAATAAAGATGTCACTAAAGGCTTTACGAAAGAAAAGTATACAGAGCTTTTAAATAAAGCAATACATTATATCTTTATAGGGTTCTTATATAAATACATCATCGCGTATTACATCAACCAGAAAGTCATATTAAATATTAATTTTGATAGTGCTGACATTTGGATGAAAATCATCTATATGTATGCGTATAGCTTCTACTTATTCTTTGATTTTGCAGGCTATAGCTTATTTGCAGTTGCCTTCAGCTATATTATGGGAATTGAGACACCGCCAAACTTTAATCAGCCATTTAAAGCAAAGAATATTAAAGATTTCTGGAACCGCTGGCATATGTCTCTGTCATTCTGGTTCCGGGATATGGTATATATGCGATTTGTCTTCTTTATTACTAAAAATAAATATATTAAAAATAATTTTACAACAAGCAATATCGGCTTTATGCTTAATTTTCTGTTCATGGGCATATGGCACGGAATTGAATGGTTTTATATCGCATATGGTCTATACCATGGAATATTATTCGTACTGTATGGCTATTACGAACAGTACCGCAAAAAACATCCATACACATTACCTGCAAAAGTCGTTGATACATTCGGAATCATCATTACATTCCATGTAGTCGCGTTTGGATTTTTAATCTTTTCAGGAAAACTATTTTAG
- the dltC gene encoding D-alanine--poly(phosphoribitol) ligase subunit 2, with protein sequence MEFKQEVLDVIAEVAENDIVKENPDIKIFDENILDSFATVGLLLALNERLDMDLTITDFDRDEWATPNMIVDVLEGLR encoded by the coding sequence ATGGAATTTAAACAGGAAGTTTTAGACGTTATCGCAGAAGTAGCAGAAAATGATATTGTGAAAGAAAATCCAGATATCAAAATATTCGATGAGAACATATTAGACTCATTTGCAACAGTAGGATTATTGCTTGCACTTAATGAACGTCTGGATATGGATTTAACAATTACAGATTTTGATCGTGATGAATGGGCAACACCAAATATGATCGTCGATGTATTAGAAGGATTAAGATGA
- the dltD gene encoding D-alanyl-lipoteichoic acid biosynthesis protein DltD, with amino-acid sequence MIKKFLPAIIAVSLFIIFLLIPAPFIKKYIPLHTVTGEGVNLNETTFKGSEIQTEMFNDDKFYPIFGSSELEKRDPFHPAHIFKEKKIGKIPFLIGTGGSTNLIHAINIGSHSGHIEKKKIAIIISPQWFTQSGLDDNNFSARYSELQLDRLLSSPDVSHALKSRISQRLMNFSATKEDAQVQLYADGKEDESDVSSSFTGGIYENLMEKNDIVKSKFMIPGNRFKKRQHVDLQHKSWDEIRQSAVKFGRRKATNNPYYMRNEYYDKIQKHQKKIYRHGEFDENSQEFDDLQLLLDILKESKADPLFISIPANGKWYDHINIPAAQRKPVYDKINKQITASGFKLYDLTDKEYEPYVLSDAVHIGWKGWAYIDEQMDNHIHNRPITNP; translated from the coding sequence ATGATCAAGAAGTTTTTACCCGCAATCATTGCTGTAAGTCTGTTTATCATTTTCTTACTTATACCGGCGCCATTCATTAAGAAGTATATCCCTCTTCATACAGTGACAGGAGAAGGCGTAAATTTAAATGAAACGACTTTTAAAGGCAGTGAAATCCAGACAGAGATGTTTAATGATGATAAATTTTATCCGATTTTCGGCTCAAGCGAGCTGGAAAAACGTGACCCTTTTCATCCCGCACATATCTTTAAAGAGAAGAAGATTGGTAAGATTCCCTTTCTTATCGGTACTGGGGGTTCGACAAATTTAATTCACGCTATCAATATCGGAAGTCATAGCGGACACATTGAAAAGAAAAAAATAGCCATTATTATCTCACCACAATGGTTTACACAAAGCGGTCTGGATGATAATAATTTTTCAGCAAGATACTCTGAATTGCAACTCGATCGACTATTAAGTAGCCCGGATGTATCTCATGCATTAAAAAGCAGAATCAGTCAGCGACTTATGAATTTTTCTGCTACGAAAGAAGATGCACAAGTACAGCTATATGCAGACGGTAAAGAAGATGAAAGTGATGTATCATCATCATTTACAGGAGGCATCTATGAAAATTTGATGGAGAAAAATGATATCGTTAAATCTAAATTCATGATACCGGGAAATCGTTTCAAAAAAAGACAGCATGTGGATCTGCAGCATAAATCATGGGATGAAATTAGACAATCTGCTGTTAAATTTGGAAGAAGAAAAGCAACGAATAATCCATATTATATGAGAAATGAATATTATGACAAGATACAAAAACATCAGAAAAAGATATATCGCCATGGTGAATTCGATGAAAACTCACAGGAGTTTGATGATTTACAGTTATTACTCGATATATTAAAAGAAAGTAAGGCTGATCCACTCTTTATTTCGATACCTGCAAATGGGAAATGGTATGATCATATCAATATCCCAGCCGCACAAAGAAAACCAGTATACGATAAAATTAATAAACAAATAACAGCATCAGGATTTAAACTTTATGATTTAACAGATAAGGAATATGAACCTTACGTATTAAGTGATGCAGTGCATATCGGCTGGAAAGGCTGGGCATATATCGATGAACAGATGGATAATCATATTCATAATCGCCCGATAACAAATCCATAA
- a CDS encoding NifU family protein codes for MTTEQQTMFDQVNEVLEKLRPFLLRDGGDCELVDVEDGIVKLRLLGACGTCPSSTITLKAGIERALLEEVPGVVEVEQVF; via the coding sequence ATGACAACTGAACAGCAAACAATGTTTGACCAAGTCAATGAAGTGCTTGAAAAGTTACGTCCGTTTCTTTTAAGAGATGGCGGTGACTGCGAATTAGTTGATGTCGAAGATGGTATCGTGAAATTGCGTCTTCTTGGTGCATGTGGTACATGTCCTTCTTCTACAATCACATTAAAGGCAGGTATCGAACGCGCGTTACTTGAAGAAGTGCCTGGTGTCGTTGAAGTTGAACAAGTATTCTAA
- a CDS encoding YuzD family protein produces the protein MINVIIYGADVVCASCVNAPTSKDIYDWIQPNLTRKFPELEFNFNYIDINNSSNLTDHDENIIEQINNDELFYPLITMDDEIVADGYIQLPQVTKFVEKKYIKSDAK, from the coding sequence ATGATAAATGTTATCATCTATGGTGCTGATGTTGTCTGTGCAAGCTGTGTGAATGCACCGACGTCAAAAGATATTTATGACTGGATTCAACCGAATTTGACGAGAAAGTTTCCTGAACTTGAATTTAATTTTAATTATATTGATATTAATAATAGTTCTAATTTAACGGATCATGATGAGAATATCATTGAACAGATTAATAATGATGAATTATTCTATCCGCTTATTACGATGGATGATGAAATCGTAGCAGATGGATATATTCAGCTGCCACAAGTGACAAAGTTTGTGGAGAAGAAGTATATAAAAAGCGATGCTAAATAG